In Parabacteroides timonensis, the genomic stretch AGAGGGAGAACATTATGACTTCCTTGCCAAAATCAGCAGAATATAGACGAGTATTTTATAGATTATTTAGAAGAGAAATATCTCCAGCTTCATTATCTTTGCGAAAATAAATACTTTAGAGGACTCTTTTTATGAAATTAATGATACGAATTTTTTGCCTATTGTTTTTTGTTACAGTATTCGCAGATGCTGCTACCCAGCGTAAAATCCCTTCCTACGAAAAGTATATAAAAACATACAGCGACCTGGCCATACAACAGCAAAAGAAATACAAGATCCCTGCCAGTATCACCCTGGCACAGGGAATACTTGAGTCCGGAGCCGGACAAAGCGACCTGGCACGGCGCTCGAACAATCATTTCGGCATTAAATGTCATTCCGACTGGCGTGGCGGACGTGTCTATCATGACGACGACCTGCGCGGAGAGTGCTTCCGTAAATATAAACGGGTGGAAGATTCATATGAAGACCACTCCAAATTCCTGAAGCGCTCGCGCTACGAATCGCTGTTTCGCCTTAAAATCACTGACTACAAAGGTTGGGCGAGAGGCCTCCAAAAGTGTGGTTACGCAACTGACCGTGCTTACGCGAACAAATTAATCAAAGTAATTGAAGATTATGAACTTTACCGTTATGATACCGGAAAAGTCCACAACCTTACACGCAAGGAAAAGAAAAATCTCAAATTCCCGACAGTCAGATATACGATCTACAGAACTTACGGATTGCTGTATGTTTATGCTAAAGAGAACGACAGTTTCGACCAAATAGCACAGAATCTGGACTTTCCTGTAAAAGATTTGAAAAAGTTCAATGAAGTGCCGGAAGACTTTCCGCTACAGAAAGGCGATATTGTCTACCTGGAAAAGAAGAAAAAGAAGGCAGACAAGCCTAATTACGACCATGTTGTACAAATCGGAGAGTCCATGCACAGCATCTCCCAAAAATACGGAATACAAATCAAGAGCCTGTATAAGATAAATAAAAAAGACAAAGATTACGTTCCTGAAGAAGGAGATGTATTAAAACTTAGATAAGTAAGATAAAAAAATAGTATCTTTGCGGCCAAATACGTAAAAACAATGAGTGACCAACGTTACAACCTGCGCGGTGTATCCGCTTCAAAAGAAGATGTTCACAATGCAATAAAGAACATCGATAAGGGAATATTCCCTAAAGCATTTTGTAAGATCATCCCCGATATATTAGGCGGTGATCCTGAATACTGCAACATTATGCACGCTGACGGAGCCGGAACAAAATCATCCCTGGCTTACATGTACTGGAAAGAAACCGGTGACCTGTCTGTGTGGAAAGGTATTGCACAGGATGCACTGATCATGAACATCGACGACCTATTATGCGTAGGAGCTGTCGATAATATCCTTGTTTCATCCACCATCGGACGAAATAAACTGCTGATCCCGGGAGAGGTAATCTCCGCCATCATCAACGGAACAGACGAACTGTTGGCCGAACTGCGTGAAATGGGCGTCGGTTGCTATGCAACAGGAGGTGAAACAGCCGATGTCGGCGATCTGGTTCGCACAATCATTGTAGACAGCACCGTAACCTGCCGTATGAAACGTGCAGACGTTGTAGACAACAGCAAAATACAAGGTGGCGACGTCATTGTCGGCATGGCCTCCTACGGACAGGCTACCTACGAAAAAGAATATAACGGCGGAACAGGCAGCAACGGTTTGACCTCTGCTCGTCACGACGTATTTGCCAAATACCTGGCTGAAAAATATCCGGAAAGCTACGATGCAGCAGTTCCTGACGAGTTGGTTTATTCCGGCGGTCTGAAGCTGACAGAGAAAATCGAAGAACTGGGTATCGATGCCGGTAAACTGGTATTATCCCCTACCCGCACGTATGCGCCGGTAATCAAAATGTTACTGGATAAACTACGTCCACAAATCCACGGAATGGTACATTGCTCCGGCGGAGCACAGACTAAGGTTATGCACTTCGTAGAAAACAAGCGTGTTACAAAGAATAATCTGTTCCCGGTTCCTCCTCTTTTCCGTATCATACAGGAACAGAGCGGCACCGATTGGAGTGAAATGTATAAAGTGTTCAACATGGGACACCGCATGGAAATCTATCTGTCGCCCGAACATGCAGAAGAAGTGGTCAACATTGCCAAGAGCTTCAACATCGATGCACAGGTGGTCGGCTTCGTGGAAGAGGCGGATAAGAACGAATTGATTATTGAGAGCGAAAAAGGTCGCTTCATATATTAATCTGATAAATGGCTGAAAATAACTTATTAGGAAGATTAGACGGACTGGTAAGCCGTTTTGAAGAAGTCGGAACACTGATTACCGACCCGGCAGTGATTGCCGATATGAAACGGTTTGTAAAACTCAATAAAGAGTATCGCGATCTGGAGAAGATCGTGACTACCCGCAATGAATATGTAAACACGTTAAACGGGATAAAAGAAGCCCGGCAGATGCTGGATACGGAGCAAGATCCTGAAATGAAAGAAATTGCCCGCGAAGAGTTGGATTCCTGTAACGCACGTGTTCCGGAACTGGAAGAAGAAATCAAGCTGTTGCTTGTACCCAGCGATCCGGAAGACGACAAAAACGCGATCGTTGAAATACGTGGAGGAACGGGAGGCGATGAAGCCGCCCTTTTTGCCGGCGACCTGTATCGTATGTATGTAAAATACTGCGAAACAAAAGGCTGGAAAATAGCTCTCTCCAGTTGCAGCGAAGGCTCGTCGGGCGGATACAAAGAAATCATTTTCACCGTCAGCGGCGAGAAGGTGTACGGCACACTCAAATATGAGTCGGGAGTACATCGCGTTCAACGTGTACCTGCAACCGAAACCCAGGGACGTGTACATACATCTGCTGCAACCGTAGCCGTACTCCCCGAAGCAGACGAGTTTGATGTTGAAATTAACGAAGGTGAAATTAAGTGGGATACTTTCCGCTCAGGAGGTGCCGGCGGCCAGAATGTGAACAAGGTCGAATCGGGCGTACGTTTAAGATACGTCTGGAAGAATCCGAACACCGGCATAAGCGAGGAAATCCTGATCGAATGTACGGAGACACGCGACCAACCGAAAAATAAAGAACGGGCCCTTACACGCCTGCGTTCTTTCATATATGATAAAGAACATCAGAAATACCTCGACGACATTGCCAACAAACGTAAGACAATGGTTTCGTCGGGCGACCGATCCGCGAAGATTCGTACATACAACTATCCGCAAGGACGTATCACCGATCATCGTATCAACTACACGATTTACAATCTGTCTGCTTTCATGGATGGCGATATACAAACTTGCATCGACCAACTGACCGTTGCCGAAAATGCAGAACGCCTGAAAGAAGCAGAATTATAACAATTTCATTATTTGACACGAAACAAGATGAACAAGCAACAATTATTCGAGAACATCAAAAAGAAACAATCCTTCCTCTGTGTCGGATTGGATACTGATATAAAAAAGATTCCGCAGCATTTACTTTCTGAAGAAGACCCGATCTTCGCTTTCAACAAGGCAATCATCGATGCTACTGCCGATTACTGCGTAGCTTACAAACCGAACCTGGCATTCTACGAGAGTCTGGGTGTGAAAGGTATGCTTTCTTTCGAAAAGACAGTAACTTATCTGCGCGAAAACTATCCGGACCAGTTCATCATTGCCGATGCAAAACGTGGTGATATCGGTAATACATCCGAAATGTACGCCCGTTCTTTCTTCGATCATATCAAGGTAGATGCCGTAACAGTGGCTCCTTATATGGGTGAAGACAGCGTAAAACCGTTCCTGATCTACCCGGAAGCATGGGTTATCCTGTTAGCTCTTACGTCAAACAAAGGTTCACAGGATTTCCAGATGACAGAAGATGCCAACGGCGAACGTCTGTTCGAAAAAGTACTGAAGAAGTCGCAGGATTGGGCTACCGACGAACAAATGATGTATGTTGTCGGTGCTACGCAGGGAAAAATGTTCCTTGATATCCGTAAGTATGCCCCCAATCATTTTTTGCTGGTTCCGGGTGTCGGAGCACAGGGAGGCAGCCTTCACGAAGTGGCTCAATACGGTATGAACGACGAATGTGGCCTGTTAGTCAACTCTTCCCGTGCGATCATTTATGCTGATAAATCAGAGAATTTTGCTTCGTTCGCCCGCAAAGCAGCAGAAGAAGTACAGCGTGAAATGGCAGGATATCTGCATGATAAGGGAATTATTCCCTGCAAAGCATAGGCAATCCCAATTATTTTCACCATTTTTGCAAACTGCTTTATTCTTAGTGGAGCAGTCTCAATTCAAATACAATTAACAAAATAAGTAATGGAGTTATCAGCCCAACAAATAGCGGACTTTCTTGGCGGAACCGTTGAAGGCAACCCAGAAGTGAGAGTCAGCAACTTCTCAAAAATAGAAGAAGGACAACCCGGAACATTATCATTCCTGGCCAATCCTAAGTACGAACATTATATCTATAATACAGAAGCTAGCATTGTTCTGGTGAATAACGACTTTTCTCCGGCTGAACAAATTACTGCCACCTTAATTAAGGTTGAAAATGCTTATGCTGCGCTTGCCATGTTACTCAATTTGGTAGAACAGTCTAAACCGAAAAAGGCCGGGGTATCTTCGGCTGCCTTTATTGCAGCCTCCGCTACATTGGGAGAAGATTGCTATGTCGGCAATTTCGCTTATATCGGCGAGAACGTAAAGCTGGGTAAAAACTGCCAGATATTTCCTAACGTATATATAGGCGACGGTGTTACCGTTGGAGATAACTGCCTTCTTTATCCTCATACAACCATATATAACGGATGTAAAATCGGAGACAATTGTATCCTGCATGCCGGTTCTGTGATCGGTTCGGACGGTTTCGGTTTTGCTCCCGAAGGAGATAATTACAAAAAGATCCCGCAATTAGGAAACGTTGTGTTGGAAGACAATGTAGAAGTCGGAGCCAATACTACGATCGACCGTGCAGTAATGGGTTCAACCATTATCCGCCGGGGTGTAAAACTGGATAACCTGGTTCAGATCGCCCACAATGTGGAAGTAGGCGAAAATACAGTAATGGCTGCCCAGGTAGGTATCGCCGGCTCTGTAAAGATCGGCAGCCATTGTATGTTTGGCGGACAGGTGGGTCTGGCAGGACACATCCATATTGCCGACCATGTAATATTCGGTGCACAGGCTGGTGTGATCAGCGATATTAAGGAAGCAAAAACCGTATTAGGGGCTCCTGCCATCGATGCGAAAAACTTCATGCGCTCGAGTGCGATATTCAACCGTCTGCCGGATATGTACCGCACCATGGGACAGTTACAGCGCGAGATCGAACAATTAAAGAAAGAAATCAATAAATAATATACGTATGCAGAAACAAAAGACGCTAGCCAAGAGTTTCTCGATGCAAGGTAAAGGCTTGCATACCGGACTGGATATCCAGATAACATTCAATCCGGCACCGGAAAACCATGGTTACAAAATTAAACGTGTTGACCTGGAAGGACAACCTGTTATTGATGCATTGGCAGAAAACGTAGCCAGTACACAAAGAGGTACTGTTCTCTCTAAAAACGGCATTCAGATCAGCACCGTTGAACATGCAATGGCAGCTTTATATGCCTACGAAATCGATAACTGCCTGATCGAAGTGAATGCACCCGAATTCCCTATCCTCGACGGTAGTTCACGTTTCTTCGCAGAAGAAATCCAAAAAGCCGGGATTGTTGAACAGAATGCACCGAAAGACTATTACATCGTAAAACATAAGATCGAAGTAAAAGACGAAGAAACCGGTTCCTCACTGATCATTCTTCCGGACGATAAATTCAGTGTAAATGTACTGATCTCTTTCGACTCTCCCGTATTGTCGAATCAGTTCGCTACACTGAACGACCTGAGCGAATTTCCGACAGAGCTGGCCGCATCACGTACATTCGTCTTCGTTCGCGAAGTGGAAATGCTTCGCCAGAACAACCTGATCAAAGGGGGCGACCTCGACAATGCAATCGTAATCTACGACCAGAAGATGCCGCAAGATGCACTCGACAAACTGGCAGACGAATTAGGCATTCCTCATAAAGACGTACACGAACTGGGTTATATCAACAATAAGCCGCTGGTATTCGATAACGAACCGGCACGCCATAAACTGATCGACGTATTGGGTGACCTTGCACTGATTGGCAAACCTATCCGTGGACGCATCATCGCTACCCGTCCGGGTCATAAGATCAACAACCAGTTGGCACGTATGATCCGCAAAGATATTAAACTGAACGAAGTACAGGCTCCGATTTACGATCCGAATGCAGAACCGATCATGGATATTAACCGTATCCGCGAATTGCTTCCTCACCGTTACCCGTTCCTGTTGGTCGATAAGATCATCGAAATCGGCGGAGATTACATCGTCGGAATAAAAAATATTACGACAAACGAACCGTTCTTTACCGGACACTTCCCCCAGGAACCAGTGACACCGGGTGTATTGCTGGTAGAAGCAATGGCTCAGACAGGTGGTTTACTCGTTCTGAATTCAGTAGACGAACCGGAACGGTATTCTACTTATTTCATGAAGATAGACGGAGTGAAGTTCCGCCAGAAAGTGGTGCCGGGAGATACTTTGATCCTCCGTCTGGAACTGCTGGCTCCTATCCGTCGAGGTATCTCTACGATGAAAGGTTATATCTTCGTGGGCGACAAGCTGGTATGCGAAGCTGAATTTATGGCTCAGATTATAAAAAATAAATAATAGAAGAAGGCAATGAATCAATCCCCTTTAGCAGTCGTACATCCCGAAGCAAAGATCGGCCAGAATGTAACGATAGATCCTTTTGCAGTGATTGAAAAGGATGTAGTAATAGGCGACAATTGTCACATTTATTCACACGCAGTCATTCTCGACGGGGCCAGGATCGGAAACAATTGTTCCATCTTCCCGGGAGCTGTAATTGCCGGTATTCCACAAGACCTGAAGTTCAACGGAGAGCAGACAACCGCCGAAGTAGGAAACAATACTACTATCCGCGAATGTGTTACGATCAACCGTGGTACAGCATCGAAAGGCAAGACCGTAGTCGGAAGCGACTGCCTGATTATGGCATATTCCCATATTGCCCACGATTGTGTACTGAAAGATCATATCATCATCGGTAATGCTTCCCAGATAGCCGGAGAAGTGGAGATTGACGACTTTGCCATTGTCAGCGGCGGTAGCCTGGTTCACCAGTTTACCCGCATATCCAAGCATGTAATGGTTCAGGGCGGTTCACGTATCGGAAAAGATATTCCTCCTTATACGTTGATCGGTCGCGACCCGATCGTTTATTGCGGTATCAATATCGTCGGTTTACGCCGTCGCGGATTCACCAACGAACAGGTATTCCTGATCCAGGATATCTATCGTACTTTATATACTCGCGGGCTGAACAATACAGAGGCACTGAAAGCGATCGAAACGGAATATGTACCCAGCATAGAAAGAGACTTGATCTTAAACTTTATCAAGACTTCCGAACGGGGTATCGTAAGAGGTTCCATCGACGAGTAAACGATAAGAAAATAAACAATTTTGAAGGGCTGTCAACTCCTTGCGGGGTTAACGGCCCTTTTGTTTTATATAACTGAATCCACAGGCCGCTTTTTTTATATCGTTATATGTTGGTATTGATATTTTTTACTACTTTTGAACCAACAAAAAACTAAAAAGACTATGGTATTTAGATTCCTCATTCTATCAGATGAAGTAGATGACTTCAAACGCGAGATCAAGATTGACGCGGAAGCTACTTTCCTCGATCTCCACGACGCCATCCTGGACTCGGTTGGTTACACAAAAGATCAGATGTGTTCTTTCTTTATTTGTGACGACGACTGGAGCAAGAATACGGAAATAACATTGGTTGAAATGGACACCACTTCAGAAGTGGATAGCTATATAATGGGTGACACTCGTCTGGAAGAATTGCTCGAAGACGAACACCAGAAACTTATGTTCGTTTTCGACTATATGACCGAACGTGCCTTCTTTATGGAACTTCGTGAAATAGAGCCGGGCAAAGACCTCGACAAAGCAATGATCAGCAAGTCTATCGGTCTTCCTCCCGCACAAACGGTCGACTTCGACGAGTTTGATACCAAAAGTACAACAACAGATATCGGCGAAGATTTCTACGGCGATTCTGAATACGACATCGACGAACTGGATAAAGGTGGTTTCGAAGGCTTAGGCGACGGACCGATGGAAAATCCATACGACGACGAGCGTTTTTAATAAATGAATTCCCTTGTCATATTATTAGGGCCGACAGGAGTCGGAAAAACAGAACTGAGCCTGCGTGTAGCAGAGCACTTCGGTTCGCCTATTATCTCATCCGACTCCCGTCAGCTATATAAAGACCTGCCTATCGGTACTGCCGCTCCTACCCCGGAGCAAATGGCAAGAGTAAAACATTACATGGTCGGCACACTCGAGTTGACCGATTATTACAGTGCCAGTAACTTTGAAGAAGATGTTATTTCCTTATTAAATACACTTCACCAGACAACTCCGACAGTGGTTATGACCGGAGGTTCCATGATGTACATCGACGCCGTATGCAAAGGGATCGACGATATCCCTACTGTCACTCCCGAGATACGTGATGCCATCTACGCCCAGTTCGAACGTGAAGGGTTGGAACCTATCCTGGCAGAGTTAAAAGAAGCAGATCCGATTCATTACGATGAAGTAGATCGCATGAACTACAAACGGGTTATCCATGCCGTAGAGATCTGTCGGATGACGGGAAAGCCCTACTCCTCTTTCCGTACCAATATAAAAAAAGTACGTCCTTTCAATATTATTAAAGTTGGATTGACCCGCGACCGGGAAGAGTTATGCGAACGTATCAACCACCGGGTCGACCAGATGATGGATGACGGACTGCTTGAAGAGGCACGTAAAGTGTATCCTTACCGCCACCTTAACTCGCTTAACACAGTCGGCTACAAAGAACTATTCAAATATTTTGATGGGGAATGGTCTTTAGACTTCGCAGTTGAAAAGATCAGACGCAACTCACGTGTTTATGCCCGCAAGCAAATGACTTGGTTCAAACGGGATACGGAGATCGAATGGTTCCATCCGGAAAAGGAAACAGAGATTATGAATTTTATAAAAAAACAACTATAAAACCTGATATCTATACCTAACAAACTTATACTCATAACAATCCACAACCTCAATATGCCTACCTAAGATTAAAAAACAACCTTTCTAATTAAATAAACACAGAAATACCAATAGCGAAAACGGCTATAAAAAGAAACTCTTCTTCTAGCCTTAAGGCAATATAATAGATACAATAGAACTCATACTCCTATCTTCTATTGATATTTTAGTGAACAAATGATAATTCAGGGATAAGTCCTAAATGGACTATGGTTTATTTGTGACAAATATATGAAATATTTATTTAATCATGTTTTGTTATTAAAAAATATACACATACCCAAGAATGTTTTTTAACACATCCTTATCTATAACCTCGAAAAAAGCCCTCTACAGCCTTATTCTTCACCAAATATTCATTAGCTACACCAAGAAAAATATTGTCTAAGAAAAATTCAACCATAGTCCATTTAGAACTATGATTTAACACAAATCCTACATGCCAAATCTAAAAAGTAAAATCTGTTTTGGTTCATGGGATAGAAAGATTTATACATCAAATATTATTTTTAATCTAAATTTCCATGCGAAAAAAATTAAATTTAGTTAGCTTTATTCTACTGGCGGGAACACTAGCTTCCCCAGGAACAACTTTTGCAGGAACTACACCAGCAGAGCCTAGTACCAGTATTTCCCAACAAACGGGAAGAGTGACATGCGTTGTGGAAGATGCTCTAGGCCCAGTAACCGGAGCATCTGTGATTGTGAAGGGGACAACTACGGGTAATGTATCCGATACCGACGGTAAGGTTGTTTTAGAAGGTTTGAAGCGCGGAGACATCATTCAGGTTTCTTTCGTCGGTTATATCACACAAGAAATCCCCTATACCGGACAGTCTACTATCAAGATCGACCTGAAAGAAGATTCTCAAGCTTTGGAAGAAGTTGTAATCGTTGGTTACGGCGTTCAGAAAAAAGAAAGTTTAACGGGTGCTTTGCAAACCCTGAAAGAAGAGAAACTGACCGACATCACAACACCTTCAGTTGAAAACATGCTAAATGGTAAGGTATCAGGAGTGTACGTAGCCCCGGGTTCCGGACAACCGGGTTCAAGCGGTGCAGTTGTGGTACGCGGTAAAGCGACATTAAGTGGTTCGACAGCTCCACTTTGGGTAATCGACGGTGTGATCGTTGGGGACGGTGCCGGATTACTGAATCCTTCGGACATTGAAACTATGACTATCCTGAAAGATGCTGCTTCTACCGCCATCTATGGTTCGGAAGGGGCAAACGGTGTTATCCTTATTACAACCAAAGCGGCCAAGAGCGGCAAGATACAGATAAACGCTTCTGCCAAACTAGGTATCAGCACGTTGAACAACGGGAAACTGGAAATGATGAATGGAGCGGAACTATATGACTACTACGCCTCTTTCAACAATCCGGAAATGGTTGCTTTCCCTCGCTGGAACTCGGAATTGCGCAACTCCAATTTCGATTGGTGGGATCTGGCCACTCAATCCGGCTTTACACAAGATTATAACATATCACTCTCAGGAGGAAACGACCAGCTTAGTTCATACTTCTCTGTCGGATACTACGACGAAGAGGGAGCTGTAAAAGGATACGACTATTCGCGCTACACCTTCCGCTATCGTTCAAACTATAAACCATTCAAATGGTTGACTATTAAACCTTCTGTTTCAGGAGCAATGCGTACGGTAGAGGATGCACAGTATTCCGTTACATCTATGTACTCCATGTTTCCGTGGGACAGTCCTTATAAAGAAAACGGCGAATTGGTTCCCGACCGTTACCAAGGATGGGTCAACAGCCAGCAGACAAACTACCTGAACGATCTTTCGTATGGCAATCATACTGATTATAAGACTTACGAGTTCCTTGGTAACTTGGATTTCGATATTAAGATTACAGATTGGTTGACATTCCGTTCAGTAAACAGTTTCCAATACACAAATTATTATTATCAATCATATAGCGATCCGCGAAGCAATGGAGCCTCCGGCGTAAATGGTCGTATCGAAGAATACCAAAGCAATACGAGCCGCCGCTATACCAACCAGTTGTTGAACTTCAACAAAATGTTTGGCAAACACTCGGTAGATGCCGTATTGGCTTACGAGTTCAAAGACTATCAAGGAAAAGCCATCAAGGCTATAGGAACAGGGTTCGCTCCTGGATTTGAGGTGCTGGATGTAACTGCCTTACCTGAAAAAGTGGGAGGAAGCCTAACTGAATCGGCAGTTCAATCTTACTTCTTCCGTGGAAACTACTCATACGATAACCGTTATGTGGCAGAGCTATCTCTTCGTCGCGACGGAGCATCCAACTTCGGTTCAGACGCCCGTTATGGTAATTTTTATTCAGTTAGTGGTGGCTGGAATATCAGTCGTGAACATTGGTTCAATGCAAAATGGGTAGACGCACTCAAAGTTCGTGCTTCATACGGTATCATGGGTAACCGCCCGGGTGATTATTATCCGCAATATGCCCTTTATTCAATTTCAGCCAACTATGATGGCATACCGGGTACATTGATCAGCCAAGTCGGCAATCCGAACTTAACTTGGGAAGAAACAGCCACATTCGGTATCGGCGTGGACGCCAACTTGTTTAATAACCGCCTGCGCATTGTATTCGATTACTATAATAAGTACACGACAGACGTACTTTACAAGACCCCGCTATCTGGTCTTACAGGTGTAACCAGTCGTTGGCAAAATATTGGTGAAATCAGTAACAAAGGTATCGAACTTACTATAGGTGGTGACATTATCCGCACTAAAGACTGGAACTGGAGCCTCGAAGCCAACGTGGGACACAACAAGAATACAGTAGAAAAGCTGTATGGGGACGATCCTAATATGGAAGTCGTTATTGGCGGTGGTATAGGTATTGCCGGTGAAGCATCGAAAATTCTGAAGGTAGGCTATAGCAGTGACGCATTCTATGTAAAAGAATGGGCTGGCGTAAACCCGGAAAACGGAGCTCCGCAATGGTACACTACCACAGAAGACGGCAGCCGTGTCATAACAGATGATTACACAAAGGCCGACCTTGTGATCAGCAAACCATCTACACCGAAACTGTTTGGTGGATTCAACACCTCATTAAGCTGGAGAAACATTGATCTGAATGCCGTATTCGGTTTCTCTCTCGGTGGTAAGATCTATAACTATTCCCGTCAAGAATATGATGCCGACGGTACTTACACCGACCGCAACCAGATGAAATTGAAAGATGGATGGAATCGTTGGGAAAAACCTGGCGATATCGCAACACATCCTGTTCCATCTTATAATAATCAATCAAAAGCAAACAGCCCTTCCAGCCGTTATCTGGAAGATAGCGATTATCTGAAACTGCGTTCGCTTACTATTGGCTATAACCTAAGTCTGCCCAAGTATTACATCCAGAATATGCGCATCTTCTTTGCTGGTGAAAACCTGTTCACAGTCACCGGTTATTCGGGTGTAGATCCGGAAATACCAGCTAAAGCCAATGACGACGGAACAATTTCTGTTATCGGCTCTGCCGGTCCTTCAGTTTATCCGTCTACACGCAAATTCATGTTCGGTCTTAATTTAACATTCTAAACTAGCTAAGTAAATATGAAAACTAATATAAAGAAATTCTTTCTGGCAACTGTTTGCATAGGAACACTGTTGACTTCCTGCGATATCGAACGATTGCCTAATGGAAGCATGGCGGCCGAAGACATAACTTCGGACCCGAATAAAGCACTCGACGGCTTAGTGCGTGGCGCCTATGCCCAATTGAAAACATGGTCTGACCCGATGCACCGCCTCGGTGAATATGCGGGCGACAATATGATGATTCGAGGCTCATCCACGGATGCATTCTACGAATTCATCTCTTTCTCTCGTACTGCCGAGAATTATCGACTGGATGCCTTCTGGAATTCAGGCTACAAAGCCATAGCCCAGACTTCCAACATCATCAAAATGATTGAAGAAGGACAAAGCGAAGACATAGACAACAAGTTGGGCGAATGCTACTATATCAGAGGTATGATGTATTTCTACCTTACTCGTGCCTACTCCCGCCCTTATTATCAAGCGCCAAATAAAAATCTGGGGGTACCTATCGTCAACGGAACACCAGATGATCTTGAGAATTTACAATTACCAGACCGTTCAACGGTTGAAGAAAGTTATGCACAAGCTATTGCCGACTTGCGCAAAGCAGAAAGCATGCTGACTATCAACGAAGGTCCGGCCTACGCATCCATCGGAGCTG encodes the following:
- the miaA gene encoding tRNA (adenosine(37)-N6)-dimethylallyltransferase MiaA, encoding MNSLVILLGPTGVGKTELSLRVAEHFGSPIISSDSRQLYKDLPIGTAAPTPEQMARVKHYMVGTLELTDYYSASNFEEDVISLLNTLHQTTPTVVMTGGSMMYIDAVCKGIDDIPTVTPEIRDAIYAQFEREGLEPILAELKEADPIHYDEVDRMNYKRVIHAVEICRMTGKPYSSFRTNIKKVRPFNIIKVGLTRDREELCERINHRVDQMMDDGLLEEARKVYPYRHLNSLNTVGYKELFKYFDGEWSLDFAVEKIRRNSRVYARKQMTWFKRDTEIEWFHPEKETEIMNFIKKQL
- a CDS encoding SusC/RagA family TonB-linked outer membrane protein, whose protein sequence is MRKKLNLVSFILLAGTLASPGTTFAGTTPAEPSTSISQQTGRVTCVVEDALGPVTGASVIVKGTTTGNVSDTDGKVVLEGLKRGDIIQVSFVGYITQEIPYTGQSTIKIDLKEDSQALEEVVIVGYGVQKKESLTGALQTLKEEKLTDITTPSVENMLNGKVSGVYVAPGSGQPGSSGAVVVRGKATLSGSTAPLWVIDGVIVGDGAGLLNPSDIETMTILKDAASTAIYGSEGANGVILITTKAAKSGKIQINASAKLGISTLNNGKLEMMNGAELYDYYASFNNPEMVAFPRWNSELRNSNFDWWDLATQSGFTQDYNISLSGGNDQLSSYFSVGYYDEEGAVKGYDYSRYTFRYRSNYKPFKWLTIKPSVSGAMRTVEDAQYSVTSMYSMFPWDSPYKENGELVPDRYQGWVNSQQTNYLNDLSYGNHTDYKTYEFLGNLDFDIKITDWLTFRSVNSFQYTNYYYQSYSDPRSNGASGVNGRIEEYQSNTSRRYTNQLLNFNKMFGKHSVDAVLAYEFKDYQGKAIKAIGTGFAPGFEVLDVTALPEKVGGSLTESAVQSYFFRGNYSYDNRYVAELSLRRDGASNFGSDARYGNFYSVSGGWNISREHWFNAKWVDALKVRASYGIMGNRPGDYYPQYALYSISANYDGIPGTLISQVGNPNLTWEETATFGIGVDANLFNNRLRIVFDYYNKYTTDVLYKTPLSGLTGVTSRWQNIGEISNKGIELTIGGDIIRTKDWNWSLEANVGHNKNTVEKLYGDDPNMEVVIGGGIGIAGEASKILKVGYSSDAFYVKEWAGVNPENGAPQWYTTTEDGSRVITDDYTKADLVISKPSTPKLFGGFNTSLSWRNIDLNAVFGFSLGGKIYNYSRQEYDADGTYTDRNQMKLKDGWNRWEKPGDIATHPVPSYNNQSKANSPSSRYLEDSDYLKLRSLTIGYNLSLPKYYIQNMRIFFAGENLFTVTGYSGVDPEIPAKANDDGTISVIGSAGPSVYPSTRKFMFGLNLTF
- the lpxA gene encoding acyl-ACP--UDP-N-acetylglucosamine O-acyltransferase, which translates into the protein MNQSPLAVVHPEAKIGQNVTIDPFAVIEKDVVIGDNCHIYSHAVILDGARIGNNCSIFPGAVIAGIPQDLKFNGEQTTAEVGNNTTIRECVTINRGTASKGKTVVGSDCLIMAYSHIAHDCVLKDHIIIGNASQIAGEVEIDDFAIVSGGSLVHQFTRISKHVMVQGGSRIGKDIPPYTLIGRDPIVYCGINIVGLRRRGFTNEQVFLIQDIYRTLYTRGLNNTEALKAIETEYVPSIERDLILNFIKTSERGIVRGSIDE
- a CDS encoding IS1096 element passenger TnpR family protein → MVFRFLILSDEVDDFKREIKIDAEATFLDLHDAILDSVGYTKDQMCSFFICDDDWSKNTEITLVEMDTTSEVDSYIMGDTRLEELLEDEHQKLMFVFDYMTERAFFMELREIEPGKDLDKAMISKSIGLPPAQTVDFDEFDTKSTTTDIGEDFYGDSEYDIDELDKGGFEGLGDGPMENPYDDERF